In the genome of Pseudomonas sp. P5_109, one region contains:
- a CDS encoding YbjQ family protein — translation MITTTTHSIEGRQITAYLDIVSAESVQGINVVRDVFAGMRDFFGGRSQTLERALKEARIQATDEIKERARALAADAVVGLDYEISMPAGKGGMVVVFVTGTAVKLR, via the coding sequence ATGATCACAACGACAACCCACTCCATCGAAGGCCGGCAAATTACCGCCTACCTGGACATCGTCAGCGCCGAGTCGGTGCAAGGGATCAACGTTGTCCGCGATGTGTTTGCCGGTATGCGCGACTTTTTCGGCGGGCGTTCCCAGACACTCGAGCGAGCGTTGAAGGAAGCACGCATTCAGGCCACCGATGAGATCAAGGAGCGGGCACGGGCGCTTGCGGCGGATGCGGTGGTTGGGCTTGATTATGAGATCAGCATGCCAGCCGGCAAAGGCGGGATGGTCGTGGTGTTTGTGACCGGGACGGCGGTCAAGTTGAGGTGA
- a CDS encoding glycine zipper domain-containing protein has product MNPKTNGKKNASQSARRLMLPAIVFGLLVSQAVLAGGNGDAAVGGGLGGVLGNVVGGQVGGSTGAAIGAGVGGAAGGAIAAPKNSRTEAAVGGGLGAAGGSVVGNSLGGSTGSAIGAGLGGAAGGAVGNNLGSDSGHSHSGGGHKHSNKHHNKHH; this is encoded by the coding sequence ATGAACCCGAAAACCAACGGCAAAAAAAACGCAAGCCAGAGTGCTCGACGCTTGATGTTGCCTGCGATTGTTTTTGGATTGCTGGTCTCTCAGGCGGTGCTGGCCGGAGGTAACGGAGATGCCGCTGTAGGCGGTGGTCTTGGCGGGGTGCTGGGCAACGTTGTCGGTGGCCAGGTGGGCGGCAGTACTGGCGCAGCGATCGGTGCGGGCGTCGGCGGAGCGGCCGGCGGTGCCATTGCCGCGCCCAAAAACAGCCGCACCGAGGCGGCGGTTGGCGGTGGTTTGGGCGCCGCGGGTGGTTCGGTGGTCGGCAACAGTCTTGGCGGTTCGACCGGATCGGCCATCGGCGCAGGTCTTGGCGGTGCGGCGGGCGGTGCGGTCGGCAATAACCTGGGGAGTGACAGCGGCCATTCCCATTCCGGTGGCGGTCATAAACATTCGAATAAGCACCACAATAAGCATCACTAG
- a CDS encoding bacteriocin — translation MRLTLPALVLGLMVAQGAMAGDGTAALGGGLGGALGNVVGQKMGGSTGAAIGAGVAGAAGSAVAAKKGHRTSAAIGGGVGAAGGSVIGNSLGGKSGATIGAGLGGALGGGVGSNLAHGHKRH, via the coding sequence ATGCGTTTAACACTGCCCGCTCTGGTTCTGGGGCTTATGGTCGCTCAAGGTGCAATGGCGGGTGACGGCACTGCCGCACTGGGCGGTGGCCTGGGTGGCGCATTGGGTAACGTGGTCGGCCAGAAAATGGGCGGCAGCACTGGTGCAGCGATTGGTGCGGGCGTGGCTGGCGCGGCGGGCAGCGCAGTTGCCGCCAAAAAAGGTCATCGCACCAGCGCTGCTATCGGTGGCGGTGTCGGTGCAGCCGGTGGTTCGGTGATCGGTAACAGCCTTGGTGGCAAGTCCGGTGCCACCATCGGTGCAGGCCTGGGCGGTGCATTGGGCGGCGGCGTGGGCAGCAACCTGGCCCATGGTCACAAGCGTCACTGA
- a CDS encoding serine hydrolase domain-containing protein produces the protein MSPLALASAPANFPDAQASDPARLGWMVGSPPPADRTVRFEDGSYFRFPAMRWSVSNFRQLMPTINVSHGLGAPAPLEMALRKEIDGISFVPLGATAPMTWEQSLAATYTDGIVVMHRGKVVYERYFGVLKPDGQHAAMSVTKSVVGTLGALLVAQGQLDAGKRVAEYVPELADSAFGGATVRQVLDMTTGLKYSEDYADPDAEVWAHARAGSPLPKPKGYEGPRSYYEFLQTVQPQGEHGKAFAYKTVNTDVLGWVIARATGRNVAQLLSEKIWSRLGAEQDAYFTVDSIGTPFAGGGLNTGLRDLARFGEMLRNGGRFNGQQIVPQAVVDDIRGGADKQVFASAGYTLLKDWSYRSMWWVTDKEGGAFMARGVHGQRIYVDPRAEMVIVRYASHPVASNSANDPVTLPAFDALAEYLNRNRQQ, from the coding sequence ATGTCACCACTGGCTCTCGCATCCGCTCCCGCAAACTTTCCCGACGCTCAAGCCAGCGACCCCGCCAGGCTGGGCTGGATGGTCGGCTCTCCACCCCCCGCTGATCGCACCGTGCGTTTTGAAGACGGCAGCTATTTCCGGTTCCCGGCAATGCGCTGGAGTGTTTCGAACTTTCGGCAGCTGATGCCGACGATCAACGTTTCACACGGCCTGGGTGCTCCGGCTCCACTGGAGATGGCGCTGCGCAAAGAGATCGACGGGATCAGTTTCGTCCCGCTCGGCGCCACTGCGCCGATGACCTGGGAGCAATCCCTCGCGGCGACCTACACCGATGGCATTGTGGTCATGCATCGCGGAAAAGTTGTCTACGAGCGCTACTTCGGCGTGTTGAAACCGGACGGCCAGCATGCTGCGATGTCGGTGACCAAGTCCGTGGTCGGCACGCTGGGCGCCCTGTTGGTGGCGCAGGGGCAGCTCGATGCTGGCAAGCGCGTTGCCGAATATGTACCGGAGCTGGCGGATTCTGCGTTTGGTGGCGCCACGGTACGCCAGGTGCTCGACATGACCACGGGCCTCAAGTACAGCGAGGACTACGCGGACCCGGATGCCGAGGTCTGGGCCCATGCCAGGGCAGGCAGTCCGCTGCCCAAACCCAAGGGTTATGAAGGCCCTCGCAGTTACTACGAGTTTCTGCAGACGGTGCAACCGCAAGGTGAGCACGGCAAAGCGTTTGCCTACAAAACCGTCAATACCGACGTGTTGGGCTGGGTCATCGCGCGCGCCACCGGTCGCAACGTTGCGCAACTGCTGTCGGAGAAAATCTGGAGCCGCCTGGGCGCCGAACAGGACGCCTATTTCACCGTGGATTCCATTGGCACGCCGTTCGCCGGTGGTGGCCTGAACACGGGGTTGCGGGACCTGGCGCGGTTTGGCGAGATGTTGCGTAACGGTGGTCGGTTCAATGGTCAGCAGATCGTGCCACAGGCAGTGGTCGATGATATCCGTGGCGGCGCTGATAAACAGGTGTTCGCCAGCGCGGGATACACATTGCTCAAAGACTGGAGTTACCGCTCGATGTGGTGGGTGACGGACAAGGAGGGCGGGGCGTTCATGGCGCGTGGGGTCCATGGGCAGCGCATCTATGTCGACCCGAGGGCCGAAATGGTCATCGTCCGCTACGCATCCCATCCGGTGGCCAGCAACTCGGCCAATGATCCCGTCACTTTGCCGGCGTTTGATGCGCTGGCTGAATATCTGAACAGGAATAGACAGCAATGA